The DNA segment gttccaattcgaaacccaattatttttttttttgcgtttcattgattgaaaccacTAAGATGAAATGGTTACTAACTTACTATCAAccctaaattatttatttatttattattttatattttatactcttttatacatgatattaaatacttgaatgacattatatatgatttttaataattttgtggaTACATGTTAATtgaggggtttcattgattgaaacccctaaaggTCTTTtgatgaaacccctaaaaaaaaaatccaaaagatgTGTGGGTCTACTATTTGTATGCAGTTTTttatgattgtgttggattgcactttgaatttttttttttttttttttttttgtgttggaGAATCATGAATGTtttcggatttcagtgatagctcgcctgCCCCAGCCAACAACCCTACCCCAGAACCTAACcttactcctacccctataacgagtacaccttgccctgccctgaagcccacacagggcaagaaacctgtatccatagtttggaaacactttaccaaactagagggtagtgaccccaacaacccacaaggtaaatgtaatcactgtggaaaAATGTATGGATGGTACTATAAGAACCATGATATATCCCATCTGAAGGTCCATTTAGAATAACAATACAAGaagagtttaattttaaaatccttagtagagaagggtcaatctaaactagattttaaaatggcggaTGAGAGTAGTAGGGtcggggggccaacattgaaggggtatgcGAAGTATAACCCcaatgagtgtagaaggaagttagctcgtatgattgttatggacgagctgccttttcagtttgtggagggtaaagggttccaagaatttgtccaagagttagaaccgagatttgtacttccttttCGTTacactgtggcaaaggatattaagaaaaTGTACAtccgtgataaagatgttttgaggggccaattggcgAGTTTGGTAGTTTgtctcactaccgatacttggacttctatctaaaatatgaattacatgtcgttgactgtgcattttgttgatgctggtTGGGTTTtgcacaaaaatattattaaattttgtcaaataactgatcataagggtgagacgattgagAAGGctttggaggccgcaataaaggagtgtgggttggaaaaggttttgtctgtgtcagttgataatgcgtcgttTAATGATGTCGCCTTgagatatctaaagaattatcttaaagatgcaaataagacattcttgggtggtgaatatttgctTGTTGGATGTGTTGtacatattttcaatttaattgtgactgaagGGTTGAAATATGTTaatgactcggttgcacgagttagaatggctgtgaaatttgtaaagtcttctccttctagaatGCTGCAAAGGCTgggggcataacatcgaagaagggtttttgtactgatgttcctaccagatgggactcaaccttcttgatgttggagggggcccaagaatataaggcagcctttcaattattgggtaaTGAAGatatccaatatgtcaaatactttgatgagcacgggggattaCGAAAGTCTAATgatatgatgatgattgggtggtagtttttattttcgttaattttcttggattattttacgatgtcacattgaatatatttggttctttgtaccctaaaTCCCATAGGTTttatcaacaaatatgtagggttaAAGAAGAATTAAAAGATATGCATAGGAGTTCCAATGAAATGATGAGGGGGATGacagtgaccatgatgctaaaatatgacaagtattggagaGATTtggctagaatgaatattttgttatatgtggctgttattcttgatcctcgtctgaaagtttcaggttTGTTATATGagttgggacttgttcacgatcaggtatggactgaacttattggtgaattggcctgagataccctgaaaaaattgtatgatgagtttaatgcaattaagggtggtactacatccaAGACACATACACTGACCCCAACGCCTTCTACAGATaccgtgaccgggcctcctacaaagaagtgCAGAATGCCGTAGACTAAGACACTCGCatagaatcccacactagtccatcaatctacagaGATGGTTTTTGAGTTaaacaactatttgtcagcggatatggtccaaaataatgatgataatttcaatatattaggatggtggaagaatgcctcaaagaaatatcccatcatttctgagattgctcACTGTATTTTggccctattagcaccgttgcctcaaaGTCAGCCTTTACTACCGGatgtcgtatattggatcctttccgtagttcattgtctccaacatctgtagaggcattgatatgcacacagagttagacgataggaaaggatattcatattttggatattttagattttaaggagattgATTAGgatggtgatcagtctggatttggaccacctggtaattgtttttattttattattttaatttacttatattcatttcgatttcatcgttattaattttaatattaatttttgtaatacCACATGAGAcatctagcacctctgcaacataaaaatgtgctcaagcccggGCCACCCCAAGtgtcacaccccttgactcaaagacaagccacagctgacaagcctctttagaatattcaatttttaattatttattcatattttgtattcaatgatttgtaatattgatacAATATCCTTTGGATACTTTTATGTtcgtaattttgtaattatttaatctttcaattttgtaatagcttagttattattattagtttattatgtatTAGACTTttagactagtaacttttattagccataaaatcaattatcattcataacactttttctttttaatctggtttttaaattttttgtctttttacttataattttatgggctgaaaaatgaaaatggcctacaaacttttttgggacaaaaaatacaaccttgtgggccatttttagCCCATTGCTGAGGTTTCTAGGCCAAAAATGGCTCAGAAATAATGATTCTGGGCCAAAGGCCCAGAAGGGGGTGCGGCGgcggtggggggggggggggggggagtgggCGGACAAATTGCCCCCCCACACCGTACCCTGTCATGCGGGACGGGATACCCCACCCCACACACCGGGGGCGGGGGATGGGAAAAaatttccccatccgccccatgggGCGGGTGGGGGGTCTACCCGCACCCTAGCACCCCTACATGGATCtatctctttttcatttcataCATTACAAAAACTTAAGAATATCTTTTTCCCAAATCTTTTGAAAAGAGGAATCCAATTATTGGATAGATAGTGCTGTAGTTTTGCTTACAAAGATCAAACATCAATCTTTTGAAAAGAGGATAATATATTTGTGGCTAAAGCATGTTACGTAGTGCTTTTTCTTCAATAAAAAGTATACCCGGCGTAACTactttaattgataaattaaaGGATACATAGAAGAATTGGTGCATGTCTATATCAAACATCAAATCGTGAGTCCTATTCCTTTAACCTTGCGATAAGCCTCCAAAGCATGGGAATTCTGGAAGATTTGGTATTTTCCGTTCACTGTAGTGGGATAAAAATGCCAATTAAACAGTGGGGGTAAATTCTTGAAGGATCAAAGCACGGGAACCCCTTCAGTCATTTTTATCAAAAGTGAAGCCTATCATGGAAACATTACATGCATGGGTGCTTCAGTTCTTGAAAAACagatgaaaataaaagtaaaaataactatatattaaagaGTTTTGTATCACTTTTTTGATCTTGAAACCCTTCTGATCAAAACCAGAAAGCAAAGCACGCGATAGAACACAAAGAAACCAACCAAGATGTAAATATTCGTCCATCTATGCCCCTCATGGAGCCCTCTCGTCTGCAACACATCGCTGCCAGTCACCATGCACTCTTTGTTCTCTTCGTACCATATGAAACACCTCGAAACAAGGCAAGAATACTCATTGATGAGTAGGGCATCAAGCGCATACTTGTACATTGAGAGGAAATGCATGAAAAGCCAGTACTTCGGCATACTTTCTGAGGAGATGAAATAGccagagaagagaaagaaagccCCTAAAAGTATTGTCACGAGCGAAGTACCCGCGATGTAGTTTGGAGCAAGAGAACTCAAGAAGAGCACGAAAGAATTCGCCATCAGAACTATGACCCAGATAACCATTACAAAGTAAGCAAAAGCTTGCCAAGAAGAACAAAGACCGACCAAGAAATAAACCGAGACCGAGTATATGATTGCGATGGCAAGCAAGTAGGGCAAGAAAACGAGGGTGTTTGCTATCAGGTAAGAAGAGATTCTATAAGCACCACTTGACGTTTCTCTCAAAAGTATTGGCCTTTCATTGATGAAGATTGGAAGGGTTTCAGTTGTAGAAGAGAGAAGGAAGGTGAGAGTGAAAGCGAAGAAACCGAACCTCTTTTCAATGCCTTGCTTGCCAAAACCAATATTGATGTAAATTGTTCCCAGAACAAGACCAACGACAAGAGCTTCCAATGTGTTGGTTAGAAGAAGTTGTCTGGTTCTGTAAATGATCTTCCAAAACCTGCTATAAAGGGTTAGGATCTCATGCACCCGAGAGCTcctatattttacattttttgcaTCCCCATCAAGAGAGGAGGTGGAATTATTGGGTGATGGAGGGAGTGATGGTGGTGTGAAGGGTTTAAGCTCCTTGAGTTGGTTAAGTACTTCCATGGCGTATTCTAATGCATTGAGCTGTGGAGGAACATTGAAGTCATTCGAAACCAAGAAAGACTGCAGTGAAGAAAGCGTCCCATGATGCACCACAGTCCCTTTTGATAGCAAAAGGATTCTGTCAATGGTGGAGAGGATTTTGAAGCTTGGTTGGTGTATAGACAAAACCACAGTGCGGTGACGGGAAGTGGCAATGGATTTAAGTGTTTGCATCACGTTGAAAGCAGAAGAGCTATCAAGGCCTGAAGTTGGCTCGTCAAGAAGCAAAACTGCAGGGTCATGGAGAAGGCTTAGGCCTATGGAAACGCGTCTACGTTCACCACCCGAGAGGCCATGAGCAAGCCTGGTGTTTGCTAAATGCGAAAGCCTGAGCTCGGTCAGAAGAGAGGAAACAATGGCGGAAATATCAGATGTTTTTGGGACATGCACTAGGCGAGCAGCAAAGGCAAAAGTCTCGTAAACAGTAAGTAAGGGAAGGCAGGCATCGTGCTGAGGGACATAGGCGGAGAGTTTGCGGAATGAGGAAGGGTTGACGGGAGAAGAGTTGAGAAAAAGAGAGCCACTTGTGGGTGAAACTCGGGCAGCCAAAATGTCTAAGAGGGTGGATTTTCCAGCTCCGCTGGGGCCAACAATGGCCAAGATTTGAGAGGGATATGCAGTGAGGGAGACATCACGGAGGATGTAATTAGTGGGAGGGAGTGTGGAGCAaggtttgaagaagaagaagatcaggGGTGCAATCGTTCTAGTAGTACTGGAAATATTGGTGCTTGATTTTGTGTAGAAGATTGAAGAGGCTGTTAGTTTGTAGCTCTTTAGGGCCAGCGCCGGCGCCGGAGGCGGCAGCAGTGGTGGTGGCGTGGCTGTAGATTGGTCTTCCATTGAAATGGC comes from the Carya illinoinensis cultivar Pawnee chromosome 8, C.illinoinensisPawnee_v1, whole genome shotgun sequence genome and includes:
- the LOC122319124 gene encoding ABC transporter G family member 4-like; this translates as MEDQSTATPPPLLPPPAPALALKSYKLTASSIFYTKSSTNISSTTRTIAPLIFFFFKPCSTLPPTNYILRDVSLTAYPSQILAIVGPSGAGKSTLLDILAARVSPTSGSLFLNSSPVNPSSFRKLSAYVPQHDACLPLLTVYETFAFAARLVHVPKTSDISAIVSSLLTELRLSHLANTRLAHGLSGGERRRVSIGLSLLHDPAVLLLDEPTSGLDSSSAFNVMQTLKSIATSRHRTVVLSIHQPSFKILSTIDRILLLSKGTVVHHGTLSSLQSFLVSNDFNVPPQLNALEYAMEVLNQLKELKPFTPPSLPPSPNNSTSSLDGDAKNVKYRSSRVHEILTLYSRFWKIIYRTRQLLLTNTLEALVVGLVLGTIYINIGFGKQGIEKRFGFFAFTLTFLLSSTTETLPIFINERPILLRETSSGAYRISSYLIANTLVFLPYLLAIAIIYSVSVYFLVGLCSSWQAFAYFVMVIWVIVLMANSFVLFLSSLAPNYIAGTSLVTILLGAFFLFSGYFISSESMPKYWLFMHFLSMYKYALDALLINEYSCLVSRCFIWYEENKECMVTGSDVLQTRGLHEGHRWTNIYILVGFFVFYRVLCFLVLIRRVSRSKK